CGCGAATTATTGGGCCTTCTATATTTTCTCCTAGAAGTGGAGCGATTGCTGTCGAGCTATCAGATGGTGAATCGGAAACAGTTGTGCCCAAAAATGTTATTATAGCAACAGGATCCAGGCCCCGTCGACTAAATGGGCTTGTTTACGATGGAGACATCATTGCGACAAGCGATGAAGCATTGGAATGGTCTTCACGTCCTTCCTCTATTATTATCGTCGGTGGTGGAGTTATCGGAGTCGAATGGGCGTCAATGTTAAGTGACTTTGGCACGGACGTTACTCTGATAGAGACTGCGGATAGAATTGTTCCAACAGAGGACAAGGACATAGGCTCCGAGCTTTCTAAGGCTCTTAAAAAACGGGGCGTTAAGATTATTACAGGTGCCGCATTACAGCCTTCTAGCTGCAGTGTCACACCGTCTGGCGTGCAGGTTGAGGTTGTTGTCAAAGGTGAGGCACTAGGCTTAACCGCTGAGAGAATGCTCGTATCTATAGGTCGACAAGGTAATGTTGAAAACCTTGGATTAGAAAATACGGATGTTAAAGCGGAAAATGGGTTCGTTAAAGTAAGTCCGAATACACTCCAAACGGGCGAATCTCATATTTACGCGATTGGTGATTGTATAGGTGGGATACAGCTAGCTCACGCTGCTATGCATGAAGCGGCAGTAACGGTTGAACATATGCTTGGACACAAGCTGTCACGCGCATCGGACAGGGATATTCCGCGTTGCATTTATACTAGACCTGAAGCTGCTTCTATTGGCTGGACCGAAGCAGATGCTAAAGCGGAAGGTTATGAGGTTAAGACGGCAAAATTGCCGTTACGTATTTTTGGCAAAGCATTAGTTTACGGTGAAAGTGATGGATTTGCTAAGGTTGTGGCGGACTCGTCCACTGGTGACCTGCTTGGCGTCCATCTTGTTGGTTCGCATGCGACTGAGCTTATTGCAGAGGCATCATTGGCGAAGCTACTTGATGCGGTTCCTTGGGAAATTGGCCGTACGATTCACCCCCATCCAACCTTGTCGGAAGCGATGCAGGAAGTGATGCTTGCTTTAGATGGTGGAGCAGGTCACGGCTAACACTATCGATAAATGCTCAACTCGGGAGATAACGTCTCCAAGGTAACGATGAAATGCCTGTTCAGGCAAATTAATCCGCACAATCGAGTTGGGCGTTTCTTTTTGCTTTCATGCGGAGTATAATAGGGTTTATGTTCAAGTATTAAGACCAGGTTATAATACTATACCAAAGCAGGAGGACGCGCCCATGAAACAAGCAGGTTCCGTCCAGCAAACACTAAGACATACGACTGTCGGCTTGACCGATGAACGGGCTGTAGCTATGTACAAGACTATGATGCTTGCCCGTCGGTTTGACGAAAGAGGGCAGCTATTGAAGCTCGCTGGCAAAGTTAATTTTCATATTTCAGGAATTACCCAAGAGCCGTCACAGGTTGCAATGGGCTTTGCAATGAATTTAGAAACAGATTGGTTCCTGCCTTATTATCGGGACTACGGGTTGGTTCTTTCTCTTGGTATGACGGTGAAGGAGCTTATGCTCTGCGTCTATGCCAAAGGTGAAGATCCGAACAGCGCAGGCCGGCAGATGCCAGGTCACTTCGGAAGCAAGCGGCTTCGCATTGTTACTGGCTCTAGTCCAGTGACGACGCAGGTTCCTCATGCCACAGGCTTCGCGCTTGCTGCCAAGATGAGAAGACAACCATCCGTATCACTCGTTACATTCGGGGACGGTTCAAGTAATCAGGGAGATTTTCACGAGGGCTGTAATTTCGCTGGGGTTCATCAGCTTCCGGTTATTTTCGTCTGCGAAAATAATCAATATGCCATCTCGGTACCATTGTCTAAACAAACAAGGGGCCGCATCTGCGACCGTGCACTAGGATATGGGTTTCCAGGTATTCGTGTTGATGGAAGCGATCCGCTCGAGGTTTATCGCGTTATAAGCGAAGCGAGGGAGAGAGCTGTTAACGGTGAAGGACCTACGCTCGTTGAAATTATGACCTATCGCGTTACAGGTCACTCCGCTACAGACAACGATTTGGATTACAGAACGAAAGAAGAGGTCGATGAGCACAAGAAGAAAGATCCTCTTCTAGATTATAAGCAATATTTGGTGGATGCTGGATTATGGTCTGAAGAGCAGGAAACTAGTCTGCAAGCAGAAATTCGTGGAATCATCAACGAAGCTAACGAATATGCGGAGCAAGCACCTTATCAAGCGGTTGAAGATGCTTTCCGGTATGTTTATGCGGAAACAAGCGAGGAGGGTGTCTAAATGCCGGTTATTGAATATATTGAAGCCATTCGATTGGCTATGAAGGAAGAGATGGAGAGAGACGAGAATGTCTTTTTCTTGGGTGAGGATGTAGGGCTTAAGGGTGGTGTATTCGGCACAACCAAAGGCTTACAGAAGCAGTTCGGTGAGGAGCG
This portion of the Cohnella abietis genome encodes:
- the lpdA gene encoding dihydrolipoyl dehydrogenase; this translates as MPIEVDVAIIGGGPGGYTAAVRAAQAGRSVVIIEKDKLGGTCLHRGCIPSKSLLRSAEVFATINDAASYGVSLPEGNASIDWSRVLHRKNSIVEQLHKGLQTLMKQHQIRVINGSARIIGPSIFSPRSGAIAVELSDGESETVVPKNVIIATGSRPRRLNGLVYDGDIIATSDEALEWSSRPSSIIIVGGGVIGVEWASMLSDFGTDVTLIETADRIVPTEDKDIGSELSKALKKRGVKIITGAALQPSSCSVTPSGVQVEVVVKGEALGLTAERMLVSIGRQGNVENLGLENTDVKAENGFVKVSPNTLQTGESHIYAIGDCIGGIQLAHAAMHEAAVTVEHMLGHKLSRASDRDIPRCIYTRPEAASIGWTEADAKAEGYEVKTAKLPLRIFGKALVYGESDGFAKVVADSSTGDLLGVHLVGSHATELIAEASLAKLLDAVPWEIGRTIHPHPTLSEAMQEVMLALDGGAGHG
- a CDS encoding thiamine pyrophosphate-dependent dehydrogenase E1 component subunit alpha, translating into MKQAGSVQQTLRHTTVGLTDERAVAMYKTMMLARRFDERGQLLKLAGKVNFHISGITQEPSQVAMGFAMNLETDWFLPYYRDYGLVLSLGMTVKELMLCVYAKGEDPNSAGRQMPGHFGSKRLRIVTGSSPVTTQVPHATGFALAAKMRRQPSVSLVTFGDGSSNQGDFHEGCNFAGVHQLPVIFVCENNQYAISVPLSKQTRGRICDRALGYGFPGIRVDGSDPLEVYRVISEARERAVNGEGPTLVEIMTYRVTGHSATDNDLDYRTKEEVDEHKKKDPLLDYKQYLVDAGLWSEEQETSLQAEIRGIINEANEYAEQAPYQAVEDAFRYVYAETSEEGV